A genome region from Eremothecium gossypii ATCC 10895 chromosome VII, complete sequence includes the following:
- the ERG7 gene encoding lanosterol synthase ERG7 (Syntenic homolog of Saccharomyces cerevisiae YHR072W (ERG7)) encodes MLYSDELGLPTTDSRRWRLFCDEVGAERWEYMDEQETSKVPQTTCVQWLLNVPSFPTPEPEVSSKDQGFTAANAAYNGARFLGLLQDEASGTFPCSYRGPMFMTIGYVVAMHVGGVVIPEPQRRELVRYVVNTAHPVDGGWGLHSEDKSTVMGTALNYVLLRLLGMEREHIVMQRARKTLLRMGGAIGSPYWGKVWLSVLNLYKWEGVNPAPPELWLLPYQFPYHPARWWVHTRAIFLPMSYLAGVRYQCALTPLLEEIRSEIFTRPFEEIDFAANRNNVCGIDLYYPHTTVLNTLNKCIVGYEKYLRPNWLLKYSLNRIYELIKMEIQNTDYLCIAPVNNALNAIVTCIEEGPDSAEFGRFLDRFKEVLFLGPQGMLVMGTNGVQVWDCAFYIQSMFAANLQDKPEFYENIVRAYRFLCRSQITDDCVPGSYRDPRIGAWPFSTKTQGYAVSDCTAEAAKSVLLVRNSPVFKEVRDEISSEKLQKAIDVLLGLQNLGSFKYGSFASYEKIRAPLSIESLNSAEVFANIMVEHPYVECTDSSVLGLSFYRKYHDYRQDEVDHAIKIAVKFIKSAQEKDGSWYGCWGICYTYAGMFALEALHNAGESYADSEVVKKGCEFLVSKQLPDGGWSETMKSSELHTYVSDKRSYVVQTAWALIGLLLADYPDRKVIDRGIQLLKERQLPSGEWKYESIEGVFNHSCAIEYPSYRFVFPIKALGIYSKKYAKDAL; translated from the coding sequence GAGGTGAGCAGTAAAGACCAGGGATTTACTGCGGCAAATGCGGCGTACAACGGGGCGCGGTTTCTgggcctgctgcaggacgAGGCTTCGGGCACGTTCCCCTGCTCGTACAGGGGCCCGATGTTCATGACTATCGGGTATGTGGTGGCGATGCATGTGGGCGGGGTGGTAATCCCTGAGCCTCAGCGGCGGGAGCTAGTGCGCTACGTGGTGAACACGGCACACCCTGTCGACGGCGGGTGGGGATTGCATTCGGAGGACAAGTCGACTGTGATGGGCACCGCGCTGAACTACGTTCTGCTGCGGCTCTTAGGGATGGAGCGCGAACACATCGTGATGCAGCGGGCGCGGAAGACCCTGCTGCGCATGGGGGGTGCTATTGGCTCGCCGTACTGGGGTAAAGTGTGGCTTTCCGTGCTCAATTTATACAAGTGGGAGGGCGTGAACCCAGCGCCACCAGAGCTATGGCTGCTGCCGTACCAGTTTCCTTATCACCCGGCTCGCTGGTGGGTACATACGCGTGCTATCTTTTTGCCGATGAGCTACCTGGCAGGGGTCCGCTACCAGTGTGCTCTGACGCCATTACTGGAGGAGATCAGGTCCGAGATATTTACGAGGCCATTCGAAGAGATTGACTTTGCTGCCAACAGGAACAATGTGTGCGGTATTGACCTCTACTACCCGCATACGACCGTACTTAACACGCTCAACAAATGCATTGTGGGGTATGAAAAGTACTTGCGCCCCAACTGGCTACTAAAATACTCTCTTAACAGAATATATGAGCTGATTAAGATGGAAATCCAGAATACTGACTACCTCTGTATTGCACCGGTTAATAATGCTCTGAATGCCATTGTAACGTGTATCGAAGAGGGCCCTGACTCAGCGGAGTTCGGTCGCTTTCTTGACAGATTTAAGGAGGTCCTGTTTCTCGGTCCTCAAGGCATGCTGGTAATGGGAACTAACGGTGTTCAAGTGTGGGATTGTGCCTTCTATATACAGTCAATGTTTGCCGCCAACTTGCAAGACAAGCCCGAGTTTTATGAAAACATCGTTAGGGCGTACCGCTTTCTCTGTCGTTCACAGATCACTGATGATTGTGTTCCCGGCAGCTACAGGGATCCTCGTATTGGTGCTTGGCCCTTTTCTACTAAAACCCAAGGTTACGCAGTTTCAGATTGTACGGCTGAGGCGGCCAAGTCTGTCTTGCTTGTGCGGAATTCTCCAGTTTTCAAGGAGGTGCGGGACGAGATATCGAGCGAGAAGCTGCAAAAGGCCATTGATGTGCTTTTGGGTTTGCAAAATCTTGGATCATTCAAGTATGGCTCATTCGCTTCTTATGAGAAGATCAGAGCGCCATTATCGATTGAGAGTTTGAATTCTGCGGAGGTGTTTGCTAATATAATGGTTGAGCATCCGTATGTTGAATGTACCGATTCATCCGTACTAGGCTTATCGTTCTATCGCAAATACCACGATTATCGCCAAGATGAGGTCGACCACGCCATCAAGATCGCTGTCAAGTTTATAAAGAGTGCCCAAGAGAAGGATGGTTCGTGGTATGGATGCTGGGGTATTTGCTATACATATGCTGGAATGTTTGCGCTTGAAGCGCTTCATAACGCCGGCGAAAGCTACGCGGACTCGGAAGTAGTAAAGAAGGGGTGTGAGTTTCTGGTAAGCAAGCAGTTGCCCGATGGCGGTTGGAGTGAGACAATGAAATCTTCAGAACTGCACACGTACGTCAGTGACAAGAGGTCATACGTTGTTCAAACTGCATGGGCTTTGATTGGTTTGCTGCTAGCCGATTATCCGGATAGAAAAGTGATTGACCGTGGCATTCAACTGCTTAAGGAAAGACAATTGCCCTCTGGTGAATGGAAGTATGAGAGTATTGAGGGTGTTTTCAATCATTCATGTGCCATTGAGTACCCAAGTTACCGATTTGTGTTTCCAATAAAGGCCCTAGGAATCTATAGCAAAAAATACGCCAAAGACGCTTTGTAG
- the SWA2 gene encoding auxilin-like protein SWA2 (Syntenic homolog of Saccharomyces cerevisiae YDR320C (SWA2)), translated as MSDPFANLLTKFKGKEKPADAQTSKNRSLNDLLAQHSVSSLSEPPATLYTPRDTRPAAGLVDLGRESPNLPGETSGIYQSGRGNPSTEGYKSQSLIDLEDAQPHPAASVSSFEDKTTTIADEEQDFELAKLMSLGLDIGAANDYYHRGGRYEQLRMRRAESDGTRMHRGSNLGRNSDFCRSRDFGRGSDLGRSGDFERGSDLGRAESSETPQWSSLRSGHSNRLVSAASNLFNRGRDFIEDQLATHARTSASSRSTLSDSNERFSNHTQESDYSVNQTNDQAHLIHTQPTAAEVDLLEGFADTEVVQHQSTLEVPRMQAAGVKSEESLIDFSSEGPSKSAAQLNYVSITPLELSGYYDFNKTAAESYKKGDYHAAFQDYLKSLNTLPLAHPLRIIALSNIITTQLKIGEHTESMKNINSAVELLQDVPFDAQIQDTSPPRTYKEFWQKILAKKAEVLESQDNYEAALSVYQQLISRGYTPKLILNGKARCQKACNSQKGNVSSNPTATTQGDRKNPRKQTATAKGKTEEVKRLKAQNHAIEKQENERFGLHDKVESRIRTWTAGKSTDLRHLLLGLPALLPWLNSDQMIASDLVMPKRVKLSYLKAVSKTHPDKLPQTLELEEKMVAEHVFITLTKAWGVFKEENSLS; from the coding sequence ATGAGTGACCCTTTTGCCAATCTCCTTACCAAATTCAAGGGCAAAGAAAAGCCTGCTGATGCGCAAACATCCAAGAACAGGTCACTGAACGACCTCTTAGCGCAGCATTCTGTGTCGTCGCTTTCCGAACCGCCCGCTACGCTGTACACTCCGAGGGATACAagacctgctgctggcCTGGTAGATCTAGGAAGAGAATCGCCCAATCTTCCTGGGGAAACAAGCGGCATATATCAAAGCGGAAGAGGCAACCCAAGTACTGAGGGATACAAAAGCCAGTCTCTGATTGACTTGGAAGATGCTCAGCCGCACCCAGCAGCATCAGTCAGCAGTTTTGAAGACAAGACCACTACTATTGCAGACGAAGAACAGGATTTTGAACTTGCGAAGCTAATGTCGCTGGGGCTTGATATTGGGGCAGCTAACGACTACTACCACAGGGGAGGTAGATATGAGCAACTTCGTATGCGCCGAGCAGAATCAGATGGGACCCGAATGCACCGGGGCAGTAACCTTGGGAGAAATAGCGACTTCTGTAGGAGTAGGGACTTCGGAAGGGGAAGCGATTTGGGCAGAAGCGGTGACTTTGAGAGGGGCAGCGACCTTGGCAGAGCAGAAAGTTCAGAGACCCCTCAATGGAGTTCCCTCCGAAGTGGCCATAGTAACAGGCTCGTGTCTGCTGCATCTAATCTGTTTAATAGAGGGAGGGATTTTATAGAGGACCAATTGGCGACACACGCTCGTACCTCTGCTTCTTCCAGGTCTACTCTGAGTGACAGCAACGAGAGGTTCTCAAATCACACGCAAGAAAGCGATTACAGCGTGAACCAGACAAATGACCAAGCACATTTAATCCATACACAGCCCACGGCTGCTGAAGTGGATTTACTCGAGGGATTTGCTGATACGGAAGTAGTGCAACATCAATCTACGTTGGAAGTGCCCCGAATGCAGGCTGCTGGTGTGAAATCAGAGGAAAGTCTCATCGACTTTTCATCTGAAGGCCCTTCTAAGTCAGCTGCACAATTAAATTATGTTTCTATCACTCCTCTGGAGCTTTCAGGGTACTATGACTTTAATAAGACGGCTGCTGAAAGTTATAAGAAAGGAGACTACCACGCCGCCTTCCAGGATTACCTCAAATCGCTAAATACACTTCCTTTGGCACACCCTCTTCGTATTATAGCCCTATCGAATATCATCACCACGCAGCTAAAAATTGGGGAGCATACTGAATCTATGAAGAATATAAATTCAGCCGTAGAGCTACTGCAGGATGTACCATTTGATGCGCAGATTCAGGATACTTCACCACCGCGGACTTATAAAGAATTCTGGCAGAAAATTCTAGCGAAGAAGGCAGAAGTTCTTGAGTCTCAAGACAACTACGAAGCTGCACTCTCTGTGTACCAACAGCTCATATCCAGGGGATATACGCCCAAGTTGATACTGAATGGAAAGGCACGCTGCCAAAAGGCTTGCAATAGCCAGAAAGGTAACGTATCTAGTAATCCAACCGCAACGACACAAGGGGATAGGAAGAATCCTCGGAAGCAGACGGCAACTGCGAAAGGAAAAACGGAAGAAGTCAAAAGGTTGAAGGCTCAAAACCATGCAATTGAAAAGCAAGAGAATGAGCGATTTGGCTTACATGATAAAGTAGAATCCCGTATTCGTACATGGACTGCAGGGAAAAGCACGGATCTGCGTCATCTATTGCTAGGATTACCGGCTTTACTACCCTGGCTGAATTCAGACCAGATGATCGCCAGTGATTTGGTGATGCCCAAGAGAGTTAAACTTTCGTATCTGAAGGCTGTCAGCAAGACTCATCCCGATAAGCTACCACAAACATTGGAACTAGAAGAGAAAATGGTAGCAGAGCATGTATTCATCACGCTAACTAAAGCGTGGGGGGTATTTAAAGAAGAAAACAGTTTGAGCTAA
- a CDS encoding uncharacterized protein (Non-syntenic homolog of Saccharomyces cerevisiae YLR012C), whose protein sequence is MDISEMSAANQTRWLNEGFMFPTSLRMSDLRSFISDTDRMGSFCFMCFMCFILMLLMYMVLASMYDCGYALRRRLEKENAAAVACQTPIWLSIYDYHTKLTPSQQNAYLEYSQRMFEQERHRLESEKELSRTKEEAREKAHQELDWLKRITTWTCTKARYVKWSRRLQRSISSADMV, encoded by the coding sequence ATGGATATCAGCGAAATGTCAGCTGCAAATCAAACACGCTGGTTGAATGAAGGGTTTATGTTTCCGACGTCGCTCAGGATGAGCGACCTCCGCTCGTTTATCTCGGATACGGACCGCATGGGCTCCTTTTGCTTCATGTGCTTCATGTGCTTCATTTTGATGCTTCTCATGTACATGGTTCTCGCTTCCATGTATGACTGCGGCTATGCATTGAGGAGGCGGTTGGAGAAGGAGAACGCCGCAGCCGTTGCTTGCCAGACGCCAATATGGCTTTCAATCTACGACTATCATACAAAATTAACCCCATCCCAGCAGAATGCATACTTAGAGTATTCCCAGCGTATGTTCGAGCAAGAGCGCCACCGCCTGGAATCCGAAAAGGAGCTCTCCCGCACAAAAGAGGAAGCCCGCGAAAAGGCGCATCAGGAACTGGATTGGCTAAAACGCATCACCACATGGACATGCACAAAGGCCCGGTATGTCAAATGGTCGCGCAGGCTACAGCGATCAATAAGCTCTGCAGATATGGTCTAA
- the NOP10 gene encoding snoRNP complex protein NOP10 (Syntenic homolog of Saccharomyces cerevisiae YHR072W-A (NOP10)): MRRPSPPPPPRAMHLMYTLGPDGKRVYTLEKVTPSGEITKSAHPARFSPDDKYSRQRVTLKRRFDMLPR; this comes from the coding sequence ATGCGCAGGCCATCTCCTCCGCCACCACCACGCGCCATGCATTTGATGTACACACTGGGCCCGGACGGCAAGAGAGTCTACACCCTCGAGAAGGTCACGCCTTCCGGCGAGATCACCAAGTCCGCGCACCCTGCGCGCTTCTCGCCCGACGACAAGTACTCCCGCCAGCGTGTCACTCTCAAGCGCCGCTTCGACATGTTGCCCCGCTAA
- the DAD4 gene encoding Dad4p (Syntenic homolog of Saccharomyces cerevisiae YDR320C-A (DAD4)), with the protein MADGPQEMENPHEKVQVGILARIVGNVERLNQSVATLNQELERINTRNRNLELMGQMCEHYGRATAFNLKTTGNRQGPV; encoded by the coding sequence ATGGCAGACGGGCCGCAGGAGATGGAGAACCCGCACGAGAAGGTGCAGGTCGGGATCCTGGCGCGGATTGTGGGCAACGTGGAGAGGTTGAACCAGAGCGTTGCGACTTTGAATcaggagctggagcggATCAACACGCGCAACCGCAACCTGGAGCTGATGGGCCAAATGTGCGAGCACTACGGACGCGCGACAGCGTTCAACTTGAAGACTACAGGAAACCGGCAGGGGCCTGTGTAG